The following coding sequences are from one Shewanella eurypsychrophilus window:
- a CDS encoding FAD-dependent oxidoreductase, translating into MQTYDVAIIGGGMVGLATAIGLAMDELRVVVIDAGETQAVTGDAKLRVSAINKASQRLLQNLGAWSYIDSERSSPYQKMEVWDKDSLGKIGFDAHSLSEEYLGSIIENANISFALAKRVSEFDEITHLENQRLDKIAFGEREAWLTLDNGDNISAALVIGADGANSWVREQCKIPMTFWDYGHHAIVASIRTEIPHQDTARQVFLKDGPLAFLPLYENNLCSIVWSVPPAKAKQLLAADKQEFERTLTAEFDGRMGMCSLECEPQAFPLRMRYARHFARHRLLLAGDAAHTIHPLAGQGVNLGFLDAAAIIQTITELKQEGKDIGDYSHLRALERWRKADALEMIAAMEGFKRLFEGSNPVKKALRDFGLNFVDNLSPVKTLFMQQAMGNKNSLPKLCKQD; encoded by the coding sequence ATGCAAACCTATGATGTCGCAATTATCGGCGGCGGTATGGTGGGATTAGCCACCGCTATCGGCCTGGCAATGGACGAACTTCGCGTGGTGGTTATCGACGCCGGTGAGACCCAAGCCGTAACTGGAGATGCTAAATTACGCGTCAGTGCCATCAATAAGGCGAGTCAACGCTTACTGCAAAACTTAGGGGCCTGGAGCTATATCGACAGTGAGCGCAGCAGTCCTTATCAAAAAATGGAAGTCTGGGATAAAGACAGCTTAGGCAAGATAGGTTTCGACGCCCACAGCTTAAGCGAAGAATACTTGGGCAGTATTATCGAAAATGCCAACATCAGCTTTGCTCTGGCGAAACGTGTCAGCGAATTTGATGAGATCACCCATCTTGAAAACCAGAGATTAGACAAAATAGCCTTCGGCGAGCGCGAAGCTTGGCTGACATTAGATAATGGCGACAATATCAGTGCGGCATTAGTCATAGGTGCCGATGGTGCCAACTCTTGGGTGCGCGAACAGTGTAAGATCCCCATGACCTTCTGGGATTACGGTCATCATGCCATCGTTGCCAGCATTCGCACTGAAATTCCTCATCAAGACACAGCCCGTCAGGTGTTCCTTAAAGATGGCCCCTTAGCTTTCTTACCCTTATATGAAAATAATTTGTGTTCCATCGTTTGGTCGGTGCCCCCCGCTAAGGCCAAGCAACTGCTCGCGGCCGACAAGCAAGAGTTTGAGCGCACCTTAACCGCTGAGTTTGATGGGCGCATGGGGATGTGTTCGCTTGAATGTGAGCCACAAGCGTTCCCACTACGAATGCGTTATGCCCGACATTTTGCCCGTCATCGTCTGTTATTGGCTGGGGATGCGGCGCACACCATACATCCCTTAGCGGGGCAGGGGGTCAATCTGGGTTTCCTCGATGCTGCAGCCATTATTCAAACCATTACCGAGCTTAAGCAAGAGGGTAAAGATATAGGCGATTACAGTCACTTGCGTGCACTTGAGCGCTGGCGTAAAGCCGATGCGTTAGAGATGATTGCCGCAATGGAAGGCTTTAAACGGTTATTCGAAGGTAGCAACCCAGTTAAGAAAGCGTTGCGGGATTTTGGTCTTAATTTCGTCGATAATCTTTCTCCTGTGAAAACACTGTTTATGCAACAGGCGATGGGTAATAAAAACAGCCTGCCTAAGCTGTGCAAGCAAGATTAA
- the gcvT gene encoding glycine cleavage system aminomethyltransferase GcvT, with amino-acid sequence MANKTVLFNKHLESDAKMVDFHGWDMPLNYGSQIEEHHAVRQDAGMFDVSHMTVVDVTGTDACAFLRKLLANDVAKLKVPGKALYGGMLDHNAGVIDDLITYYLTDTHYRIVVNSATREKDLAWIAQEVKGFDVVISERPELAMIAVQGPNAKAKAATVFNADQNAAVEGMKPFFGVQADSLFIATTGYTGETGYEIIVPENEAEALWQALLEAGVKPCGLGARDTLRLEAGMNLYGLDMDETVNPLAANMGWTIAWEPEERNFNGREALTAIKAAGTEKMVGLIMEAKGVIRPGMAVFFNDADGVEQKGTITSGTFSPTLGYSIAMARVPKSISDTAEVEMRKKRVAVKVIKPSFVRNGKQAF; translated from the coding sequence ATGGCTAATAAAACTGTACTCTTTAACAAGCACTTAGAATCAGACGCTAAGATGGTAGATTTCCACGGTTGGGATATGCCACTTAACTACGGTTCTCAAATCGAAGAACATCATGCTGTCCGTCAAGACGCTGGTATGTTCGACGTGTCTCACATGACAGTTGTTGATGTGACTGGCACTGACGCCTGTGCTTTCCTACGTAAATTATTAGCGAATGATGTCGCTAAACTTAAGGTGCCGGGTAAAGCACTTTATGGCGGCATGCTAGATCATAACGCTGGCGTGATCGACGACCTCATCACCTATTACCTCACCGATACTCATTACCGCATCGTGGTTAACTCTGCGACTCGCGAAAAAGATCTGGCTTGGATTGCTCAAGAAGTCAAAGGCTTCGACGTGGTGATTTCTGAGCGTCCAGAACTGGCGATGATTGCCGTTCAAGGACCCAACGCTAAAGCCAAAGCCGCGACAGTATTCAATGCTGACCAAAACGCAGCAGTAGAAGGCATGAAGCCTTTCTTCGGCGTACAAGCTGACTCATTATTTATTGCAACCACAGGTTACACAGGCGAAACCGGTTACGAGATCATCGTTCCTGAAAACGAAGCCGAAGCTCTGTGGCAGGCACTGCTTGAAGCTGGCGTTAAGCCATGTGGCCTTGGCGCACGTGACACCCTACGTTTAGAAGCTGGCATGAACCTTTACGGCCTAGATATGGACGAAACGGTTAATCCGTTAGCGGCTAACATGGGCTGGACTATTGCTTGGGAGCCGGAAGAACGTAACTTCAACGGTCGCGAAGCACTCACAGCGATCAAGGCTGCGGGCACCGAAAAGATGGTGGGTCTTATCATGGAAGCCAAAGGCGTTATTCGCCCAGGCATGGCCGTGTTCTTCAATGACGCCGATGGTGTTGAGCAGAAAGGCACGATTACCAGCGGTACATTCTCGCCAACATTAGGCTATTCTATTGCGATGGCGCGAGTACCTAAAAGTATCTCAGATACGGCTGAAGTCGAAATGCGTAAGAAGCGCGTTGCTGTAAAAGTGATCAAACCAAGCTTCGTACGTAACGGCAAGCAAGCCTTTTAG
- a CDS encoding site-specific integrase, whose translation MRPRKNNNGVYSLRKAIPLKLRPYFGKSELIKSLGTKSLYEATRLAPHEAIKINAALDTAQRQFSDSALWTASLVAEVSHNWLTYSLRLNDWSIDTDIEQLTELLNGTALDLYANLAADIKQALSLKDIRIQEGSEHWHPLLLAIGHAKIDLVKKCRLHRRQEQAFQRFTEEVFTCPEVITPDYLNKPTALDLCGLRDLYSSATRRRDPKAENKLATYNAGLNRAVSYFGSLDIKSIDRRALSDYRTILEQLPIKPSLKALSLDEQIIIADRDKLKRISSKTVRLNLMALSAVLSFGADGGYLTDNHAKGMTKNISRKPTTDGTAYTAAELDLIMANLDPTPTQYGLAHYWLPILAASTGARVNELAQLRASQVILDHEIPHIRIAADHPDQSVKTDTVRLVPLSAALLSSGFPEYASSQNGQLFPALVVDKQGKYAYNVSSWFSGFIKRLGIDRKELKPFHGFRHSFINRCRAAGIREDIQNAITGHSNHSTQSGYGSISLSVMAEEIEKITSIGLATNES comes from the coding sequence ATGCGGCCACGAAAGAACAATAACGGCGTCTATTCACTACGTAAAGCGATCCCCCTCAAGCTGCGCCCGTACTTCGGAAAAAGTGAGCTAATTAAGTCACTCGGCACAAAAAGCCTCTATGAAGCAACCCGCTTAGCCCCCCACGAAGCGATCAAGATAAACGCCGCGCTAGATACTGCACAGCGGCAATTCTCCGACTCAGCTCTCTGGACGGCTTCGCTGGTGGCCGAAGTTTCTCACAACTGGTTAACCTACTCACTACGGCTTAATGATTGGTCGATAGACACCGACATTGAACAACTAACCGAACTACTAAACGGCACCGCGCTCGACCTTTACGCCAACCTTGCCGCCGATATCAAGCAAGCCTTATCACTGAAAGATATCAGGATTCAAGAAGGCTCTGAACACTGGCACCCGCTGCTATTAGCTATCGGTCACGCTAAGATAGATCTGGTCAAGAAGTGCCGACTTCACCGCCGTCAAGAACAAGCCTTTCAGCGCTTCACAGAGGAGGTCTTTACCTGCCCCGAAGTGATCACGCCTGATTATCTGAATAAGCCTACAGCGCTTGACCTGTGCGGCCTGAGAGACCTCTACAGCTCAGCCACTCGTCGCCGTGACCCGAAGGCAGAAAACAAGTTAGCAACTTATAACGCTGGACTCAATCGGGCGGTTTCTTACTTCGGTTCTCTTGACATAAAGAGCATTGATCGCCGCGCCCTGAGTGACTACCGCACCATACTTGAACAGCTACCCATTAAGCCGAGCCTTAAGGCTCTTTCGCTTGACGAACAGATCATAATTGCCGACCGTGATAAGCTAAAGAGAATTAGCTCCAAGACCGTGAGACTTAACTTAATGGCTCTGTCTGCCGTCCTCTCTTTCGGTGCCGATGGAGGCTACTTGACTGATAATCATGCTAAAGGAATGACAAAAAACATAAGCAGAAAGCCCACCACTGACGGCACCGCCTATACTGCTGCTGAACTTGATCTGATCATGGCAAACCTTGACCCGACCCCGACACAATACGGTCTTGCTCACTACTGGCTACCGATACTAGCAGCAAGCACAGGCGCTCGGGTTAACGAACTGGCACAACTGAGGGCTTCACAGGTCATTCTCGACCACGAAATCCCACACATCAGGATAGCTGCCGACCATCCCGATCAGAGCGTCAAGACCGATACAGTGCGCCTAGTACCGCTCAGCGCTGCCCTGTTATCTTCTGGTTTTCCTGAATACGCAAGCAGCCAAAACGGACAACTGTTCCCTGCGCTGGTGGTCGATAAGCAAGGCAAATATGCCTACAATGTATCATCTTGGTTTTCAGGCTTCATCAAGCGCCTAGGCATTGACCGAAAAGAGCTTAAGCCGTTCCACGGTTTCCGCCATAGCTTCATCAATAGATGCCGCGCTGCCGGGATTCGTGAAGATATCCAGAACGCGATCACAGGACATAGTAACCACAGCACACAGAGCGGCTACGGTTCGATAAGCCTGTCTGTAATGGCTGAAGAAATTGAAAAAATCACCTCTATTGGATTAGCTACAAATGAGTCTTAA
- the gcvH gene encoding glycine cleavage system protein GcvH, with the protein MSNIPAELKYASSHEWIRKEEDGSYTIGISEHAQELLGDMVFIELPEVGDDVTAGEDCAVAESVKAASDIYAPISGEVLAINEALEDSPELVNSDAFGDGWFFRVMPTDTAEIENLLDAEGYQAVIDEE; encoded by the coding sequence ATGAGCAATATCCCAGCTGAATTGAAATACGCCTCTTCACACGAGTGGATCCGCAAAGAGGAAGACGGTAGCTACACAATCGGTATCAGTGAGCACGCACAAGAGCTTCTAGGTGACATGGTATTTATTGAGCTTCCAGAAGTGGGTGATGATGTCACCGCTGGTGAAGATTGTGCAGTCGCTGAGTCTGTAAAGGCAGCATCTGATATCTACGCACCTATCTCTGGTGAAGTACTGGCAATTAACGAAGCATTGGAAGATTCTCCAGAGCTAGTTAATAGCGATGCATTTGGTGACGGCTGGTTCTTCCGCGTTATGCCAACTGACACGGCTGAAATTGAAAACTTGCTTGATGCCGAAGGCTATCAAGCAGTGATCGACGAAGAGTAA
- a CDS encoding substrate-binding periplasmic protein — MVKPICVLRRTLPFIALLVSCIISTAVYAKEDPLKLVSNEYPPFYSNQLPNYGVVSHLIHESLLRANLSVTHRFFPFSRAVLLTKAGYADGIVGIWFRQSREEWVEYSQPLLSVQVVLYKRIDRDISFDQLSDLKQYIIGVGRGYANPAAFDEAGLTTEEGSSDSENLKKLHLGRTDLILISQGVAEFLISQNAIDYRDEFEVIGAPFSVELFHFGVSRNRRDHKEIIKQFNNGLNEMKQDGSVERILKLHGFETNAYWQQELKQGPRN; from the coding sequence ATGGTAAAGCCAATTTGTGTTTTAAGGCGAACTTTACCTTTTATTGCACTTCTGGTTAGTTGCATCATCTCTACAGCCGTTTATGCAAAAGAGGATCCCCTTAAGCTTGTCTCTAATGAGTATCCACCATTTTACTCCAACCAATTACCAAACTATGGCGTGGTTTCACATCTGATCCATGAGTCCCTGTTACGCGCAAACCTGAGTGTTACCCATCGTTTCTTCCCTTTTTCACGCGCCGTACTACTCACTAAGGCGGGCTATGCAGATGGGATTGTAGGGATCTGGTTTAGACAATCTAGAGAGGAGTGGGTGGAATACTCTCAGCCCTTACTATCGGTGCAAGTTGTGCTATATAAACGCATAGATAGAGACATTAGCTTCGATCAGCTGAGTGATTTAAAGCAGTACATAATCGGTGTCGGACGAGGCTATGCTAACCCAGCAGCATTTGATGAAGCTGGATTAACCACTGAGGAGGGTAGCTCTGATAGTGAAAATCTTAAAAAGCTCCATCTTGGTCGCACAGATCTGATATTGATTAGCCAAGGTGTTGCAGAGTTTCTAATCAGTCAAAACGCCATCGACTATCGTGACGAATTTGAGGTGATTGGTGCCCCCTTCAGTGTAGAGTTGTTTCACTTTGGGGTATCTAGAAATAGGCGGGATCATAAAGAGATTATCAAGCAGTTTAATAACGGCCTCAATGAGATGAAGCAAGATGGTAGCGTCGAGCGTATTCTCAAACTGCACGGTTTCGAGACAAACGCCTATTGGCAGCAAGAGTTAAAACAGGGTCCTAGGAATTAG
- a CDS encoding primase-helicase family protein — MDVEMRLAAAVNDERAAKEMLAEAKTALESASDKAAAKLEVAQCRELGVAAKNEVERLRSEVKRVAEVDREAGAQVAYGDAREVAAGLVACGWYQTNTPNGALIFKNRHSGAGMDYQAAQIRLGALEASCLAKYSKVIKHVEFRPDCGEYIDLGGGTWAINSYLDVSGGAVDELEGTAFGSSDVGMFIELCGRVWPLECDRDQGVKWLAHMVQKPEERPSVHMSVRSAHGTGKGLLFRTMDLVLHKQAVRLDSLEQYLTRFGVGDDGNLFTMVDESKSIGGGAYRALKGKMADDTNMIEKKFENAHSQRVFSRLFFASNDKGANIPIEQDDRRFYICQYAEHKVSKADSKAFGSAYSSWLESGVISDIRDYLAGIDLGDWSPHDAIETEAKREYLGLCDTGADHLIETYEFDVMNQNLWDDHAEHLGYTDGFTYQELLKNRDSHFESKLQAQGWGKNKRHSCNTSGKKAMARSRGGLNGSQVVEFVLAKCGSGRVEAGYSRC; from the coding sequence ATGGACGTAGAAATGAGGTTAGCAGCAGCCGTTAATGATGAACGTGCTGCAAAGGAGATGCTTGCCGAGGCCAAGACGGCGCTTGAGTCTGCTAGTGATAAAGCGGCGGCTAAGCTTGAGGTTGCTCAATGTCGTGAGTTGGGTGTCGCTGCTAAGAATGAAGTTGAACGGCTTAGGAGTGAAGTTAAGCGAGTTGCTGAGGTCGATAGAGAAGCAGGGGCACAGGTTGCCTATGGTGATGCCAGAGAGGTTGCAGCTGGTCTTGTGGCGTGTGGGTGGTATCAGACAAATACACCTAATGGTGCGCTTATCTTTAAGAATCGACACAGTGGTGCCGGGATGGATTATCAGGCGGCACAGATACGACTCGGGGCGCTTGAGGCTAGTTGTCTGGCGAAGTATAGCAAGGTTATCAAGCATGTTGAGTTTAGACCTGATTGCGGCGAGTACATTGATCTGGGCGGCGGTACATGGGCTATTAATAGTTACCTAGATGTGAGCGGGGGTGCCGTTGATGAACTTGAAGGCACGGCCTTCGGTTCGAGTGATGTCGGCATGTTTATCGAATTGTGTGGCCGTGTGTGGCCGTTGGAGTGCGATAGAGATCAGGGGGTGAAGTGGCTTGCTCATATGGTACAGAAACCTGAGGAGCGGCCAAGCGTTCACATGAGCGTGAGATCTGCGCATGGTACGGGTAAAGGGCTATTGTTTCGGACTATGGATCTCGTGCTTCACAAACAGGCAGTGAGACTGGATAGCCTTGAACAGTACCTTACGAGGTTCGGGGTCGGTGACGATGGTAATCTTTTTACGATGGTAGATGAGAGTAAGTCCATAGGTGGTGGTGCTTATCGAGCGCTTAAGGGAAAGATGGCCGACGATACCAACATGATTGAGAAGAAGTTCGAGAACGCCCACAGCCAGCGGGTGTTTAGTCGCCTCTTCTTTGCGTCCAATGATAAAGGCGCAAACATACCTATTGAGCAAGACGATCGTCGCTTTTATATCTGCCAGTATGCCGAACATAAGGTGAGTAAGGCAGATAGCAAAGCGTTTGGTTCTGCGTATTCTAGTTGGCTTGAGTCGGGGGTCATTAGTGACATTCGGGACTATCTTGCAGGAATAGATTTAGGTGATTGGTCGCCTCATGATGCCATTGAAACCGAAGCTAAACGGGAATACTTGGGGCTGTGTGATACGGGGGCTGATCACTTAATTGAGACCTATGAGTTCGATGTGATGAACCAGAACTTATGGGATGACCACGCTGAACATCTAGGCTATACCGATGGGTTTACCTATCAGGAGTTGCTTAAGAATCGTGATAGTCACTTTGAGAGCAAACTACAGGCTCAAGGCTGGGGAAAGAACAAAAGGCACTCGTGTAATACATCGGGTAAGAAAGCTATGGCACGTAGCCGGGGTGGCCTGAATGGGTCGCAAGTCGTCGAGTTCGTCTTAGCTAAATGTGGAAGCGGAAGGGTCGAAGCAGGCTACTCTAGATGCTAA
- the ubiH gene encoding 2-octaprenyl-6-methoxyphenyl hydroxylase produces MTADTEQQVTRPMSQNADSQQVDVAIVGGAMAGATLALGFQQLAHELNRPIKVALIEAHKPGNEHPGFDARSIAIAHGSIFELKRLGLWSKLAHLGTAIENIHISDRGHFGMTELNASDFHLKYLGQVIELERVGQVLFKQVEASDIELYCPAKLKDIEAKSEHQLLTLDDGTQIQAKLVVAADGVNSKVRQAFKQPLEQVDFEQVALVANVETAKEHCNWAFERFTNSGPLAVLPLSPLNGKTRVSLVWALNPSEAARLQTVSKQAFLTELQAAFGSRAGQFTGVGERVSYPLLLSHMPRPIYHRTVFIGNAAQTLHPIAGQGFNLGLRDVVSLLDVVKQTLLAEDSIEEVADLGSAKLTHSYLQSRESDRNATMNNIECLVRGFSNDYWPLVAGRSFGLRLLSWVPPLKAPVVRTAMGWKSLS; encoded by the coding sequence ATGACAGCGGATACAGAACAACAGGTTACAAGACCAATGTCTCAAAATGCAGACTCTCAACAGGTGGATGTGGCGATTGTCGGTGGCGCGATGGCCGGAGCGACATTGGCACTTGGGTTTCAGCAATTAGCTCACGAGTTAAATAGACCTATCAAGGTTGCCCTTATCGAGGCGCATAAGCCTGGCAATGAACACCCAGGGTTCGACGCCCGCTCTATTGCCATTGCCCACGGTTCTATTTTCGAGCTTAAACGGCTCGGTCTCTGGTCTAAATTGGCTCATCTTGGCACTGCGATTGAAAACATTCATATCTCAGATCGTGGTCACTTTGGTATGACTGAGCTTAACGCTAGCGACTTTCATCTTAAATATCTTGGCCAAGTGATTGAACTTGAGCGTGTCGGTCAGGTGCTATTTAAGCAAGTTGAAGCCAGTGATATTGAGCTCTATTGTCCGGCTAAATTGAAAGATATTGAGGCGAAGAGTGAGCATCAGCTATTAACTTTAGATGATGGTACGCAAATTCAGGCCAAGCTGGTCGTTGCTGCAGACGGAGTTAATTCCAAAGTTAGACAGGCCTTTAAACAACCGCTTGAACAAGTAGATTTCGAGCAAGTGGCACTGGTTGCCAATGTCGAAACCGCTAAAGAGCACTGCAATTGGGCGTTCGAGCGATTCACCAATAGCGGACCACTAGCCGTATTGCCACTGTCACCGCTTAATGGAAAAACTCGAGTGTCTTTAGTCTGGGCACTGAATCCGAGCGAAGCTGCGCGCTTGCAAACCGTATCGAAACAGGCATTTCTCACTGAACTACAAGCCGCCTTTGGCTCCCGCGCGGGACAATTTACTGGCGTTGGCGAGCGTGTCTCTTATCCTTTGTTACTGTCGCATATGCCAAGGCCTATTTACCATCGCACCGTCTTTATCGGTAATGCAGCGCAAACCTTGCATCCGATTGCCGGGCAAGGTTTTAACCTAGGACTGCGCGATGTCGTCAGCTTATTGGACGTGGTTAAGCAGACTTTGCTCGCTGAAGACTCGATTGAAGAAGTGGCAGATCTTGGCTCGGCCAAACTGACACACAGTTATTTGCAGAGCCGTGAGAGCGACAGAAACGCCACCATGAATAATATCGAGTGTTTAGTGCGCGGTTTTTCTAACGATTATTGGCCATTAGTCGCCGGGCGCAGTTTCGGCTTAAGGCTACTGTCTTGGGTGCCACCATTAAAAGCACCTGTGGTTAGAACGGCCATGGGCTGGAAGTCGCTCAGCTAA
- a CDS encoding helix-turn-helix domain-containing protein — protein MSELKVRGCFTTTQKEKIRAMVADGYTRQSIANKFGVHVSTIYRVVKA, from the coding sequence ATGAGCGAACTAAAAGTAAGAGGTTGTTTTACGACTACGCAGAAAGAGAAGATCCGGGCAATGGTTGCCGATGGGTACACACGCCAGAGTATCGCTAATAAGTTCGGCGTTCACGTTAGCACCATTTATCGAGTGGTGAAGGCATGA
- a CDS encoding YkvA family protein — protein sequence MATSTSSSGYSEKRFWSKCKRCATKIGTESLEKVLYLYYALDSPQCSTKHKATIYGALAYVVSPIDAIPDLTPVLGYTDDLTVVAAALVAVATCIDKEVRGKAKSKVTEVFS from the coding sequence ATGGCTACAAGTACTTCTAGTTCGGGCTATTCTGAAAAAAGGTTTTGGAGTAAATGCAAAAGGTGTGCAACAAAGATAGGGACTGAGTCTTTAGAGAAAGTCTTATACCTATACTATGCTCTAGACTCCCCTCAATGCTCTACTAAACATAAGGCTACAATTTATGGCGCCTTAGCTTATGTGGTATCACCAATTGATGCTATACCAGATTTAACCCCTGTACTTGGCTATACAGATGATTTGACTGTCGTTGCTGCAGCACTCGTTGCAGTTGCTACTTGCATTGATAAAGAAGTTAGAGGCAAAGCAAAGAGTAAGGTCACAGAGGTATTTTCATGA
- a CDS encoding recombinase family protein: MTTIAYIRVSTVDQNTDRQLDGVEFDKAFTDRCSGGSLERPELDRLREFVREGDTVVIHSIDRLARNIDDLRGLVAEFRQQGVNVTFVKEGLTFTADDASPMAELMLSMLGAVAQFERSMIRERQQEGIAKAKARGVYSGRKASTDVHQQVKQLLADGVSMRKIAAQVGCSLSTVQRVKGG, from the coding sequence ATGACTACTATCGCTTATATCAGAGTTTCAACAGTTGACCAGAACACAGACCGCCAGCTAGACGGCGTTGAGTTCGATAAGGCGTTTACTGATAGGTGTAGTGGCGGCAGTCTGGAACGCCCAGAGCTTGACAGATTGCGTGAGTTCGTTCGTGAGGGTGACACAGTTGTTATTCATAGTATCGACCGCCTAGCCCGTAACATTGATGACCTTCGTGGCCTTGTCGCTGAATTCAGACAGCAGGGCGTAAATGTTACTTTCGTAAAGGAAGGTCTAACCTTTACCGCCGATGATGCTAGCCCAATGGCTGAACTAATGCTTAGTATGCTGGGAGCGGTTGCACAGTTCGAGCGTAGTATGATCCGTGAACGCCAGCAGGAAGGAATTGCCAAGGCCAAAGCGCGGGGTGTGTATTCGGGTCGCAAGGCTAGTACTGATGTCCACCAGCAAGTAAAGCAGTTGCTAGCCGATGGGGTCAGCATGAGAAAGATAGCGGCTCAAGTTGGATGCTCTTTATCGACTGTTCAGCGTGTTAAAGGTGGGTAG
- a CDS encoding UPF0149 family protein, producing MATPPSLRIDNIAAALDAAEIGQTPVEVHGALVGIICGGVEQSKAAWAKPLLELMNDGQLLPDSLQSLLEELYQDTLSRITDVDFGFTPMLPEEEEPLSKRVEALSLWVQSFLTGIAMVQPKISKASADVQEVIKDMAEIALVEFDVSDDDESEAAYMELMEFAKMAALLCYAEFGPDLTDPNQTEANVIH from the coding sequence ATGGCAACCCCTCCTTCTCTCCGTATCGATAATATAGCGGCTGCTTTAGATGCTGCCGAAATTGGCCAGACTCCGGTCGAAGTTCATGGCGCCTTAGTAGGCATTATTTGTGGCGGTGTGGAGCAATCGAAAGCGGCTTGGGCTAAACCACTGTTAGAGTTAATGAACGATGGCCAGCTGCTGCCTGACAGTTTACAGTCACTGCTTGAAGAGTTGTATCAAGACACCCTAAGCCGAATTACCGATGTCGATTTTGGTTTCACGCCTATGTTGCCAGAAGAGGAAGAGCCGCTGTCAAAGCGAGTTGAGGCCTTGTCATTATGGGTACAAAGCTTCCTGACTGGCATTGCCATGGTGCAGCCTAAGATTAGTAAAGCGTCTGCCGATGTGCAGGAAGTGATCAAAGATATGGCCGAGATCGCGCTGGTCGAATTTGACGTGTCCGATGATGATGAGTCTGAAGCGGCTTATATGGAGCTGATGGAATTTGCCAAAATGGCGGCGCTGCTTTGTTATGCAGAGTTTGGTCCCGATTTGACTGATCCAAATCAAACCGAAGCTAACGTAATCCATTAA
- a CDS encoding cell division protein ZapA — protein MTSHAIEISLLGRTYSIACPPGQEKALQHVAEKLEQQLSSLKTRTNNLSREEIAIMAALNTGYELLEEQQKNQDYNKQMDEKIGLLQATLENALVERSTKED, from the coding sequence ATGACTAGCCACGCTATAGAAATTAGCTTACTAGGCCGCACATACTCCATCGCTTGCCCACCAGGACAAGAGAAAGCATTGCAGCACGTGGCAGAAAAACTTGAACAACAGTTGAGTTCATTGAAAACACGAACTAACAACTTGAGTCGCGAAGAAATTGCCATTATGGCAGCATTAAATACTGGTTATGAATTGCTGGAAGAACAGCAAAAGAATCAAGATTATAATAAGCAGATGGATGAAAAGATCGGTCTGTTGCAAGCAACTTTAGAGAACGCACTCGTTGAGCGTTCGACAAAAGAAGATTAG
- a CDS encoding 5-formyltetrahydrofolate cyclo-ligase, producing MKQVFSSSLDATESRKAIRTQIRSARRNISASEQSRFAEQASHSMLAELIQLKAKHVALYLTNDGELGTQRLIEMLWQRGVKVYLPRLHPFSKGNLLFLAYTSSTPLVQNALKIWEPKLDITQLILLHQLDVVVTPLVAFDLAGNRMGMGGGFYDRSLANWSLIGKPYPIGFAHDCQQVATLPCEHWDVPLPMLVTPTRVLKFDPKL from the coding sequence TTGAAGCAAGTATTTTCATCAAGTTTAGATGCTACAGAGAGCCGTAAGGCTATCCGCACTCAGATCCGCTCAGCACGTCGCAATATCAGCGCAAGTGAGCAGAGTCGCTTTGCAGAGCAAGCTTCGCATTCCATGCTTGCAGAGCTTATTCAACTCAAGGCTAAACATGTCGCCCTGTATCTGACCAATGATGGTGAGCTTGGTACTCAGCGGCTCATTGAGATGCTCTGGCAACGAGGAGTCAAGGTATACCTGCCACGCCTACACCCATTTAGTAAAGGCAATCTGCTGTTTCTGGCATACACCTCATCGACACCTTTAGTACAGAACGCCCTGAAAATTTGGGAGCCAAAGCTAGATATCACTCAGCTGATATTGCTGCATCAATTAGATGTGGTGGTGACGCCTCTGGTCGCTTTTGATTTGGCGGGTAACCGTATGGGGATGGGCGGTGGATTTTATGATAGAAGTTTAGCAAATTGGTCATTAATCGGTAAACCTTATCCAATCGGCTTCGCGCATGATTGTCAGCAAGTCGCTACATTACCCTGTGAGCATTGGGATGTGCCCTTACCTATGCTGGTTACCCCCACTCGGGTGCTGAAGTTTGATCCAAAACTCTAG